A window from Streptomyces sp. NBC_00299 encodes these proteins:
- a CDS encoding LLM class F420-dependent oxidoreductase gives MSRPVGQRPFRFGVNLMTSAPADEWRAKCRRAEELGYDVILVPDHLGMPAPFPALVAAAEATERPRLGTFVLNAGFWNPALLAREVATTDALTGGRLELGLGAGYVQAEHDSAGLPFGTPRERVDHLRRTVEELDRLLGAESYQPQPTQQPRVPLLVGGNGDRVLRLTAEHADIAAFGGAYPDPKSATGRLLPVTAKQLDERVARYRKFAAGRPEPAELNLLLQMVTVTEDREAVLQPLLDRVPELTLEQALALPIVLTGSLDQITAQVLAQRERYGFSYLTVLEPYMEAFAPVMARLRDK, from the coding sequence ATGTCGCGACCGGTGGGCCAGCGTCCGTTCCGTTTCGGCGTCAACCTGATGACCTCCGCCCCCGCCGACGAGTGGCGCGCCAAGTGCCGCCGGGCCGAGGAACTCGGCTACGACGTGATCCTGGTCCCCGACCATCTGGGCATGCCGGCGCCGTTCCCCGCCCTGGTAGCGGCGGCCGAGGCGACAGAACGGCCGCGCCTGGGCACGTTCGTGCTCAACGCGGGGTTCTGGAATCCGGCCCTGCTCGCCCGGGAGGTGGCGACGACCGACGCGCTGACGGGCGGGCGGCTGGAACTGGGGCTGGGCGCGGGCTATGTGCAGGCGGAGCACGATTCAGCGGGTCTGCCGTTCGGCACTCCTCGCGAACGCGTGGACCATCTGCGTCGCACGGTCGAGGAGCTCGATCGGCTGCTCGGGGCGGAGTCGTACCAGCCGCAGCCGACGCAGCAGCCGCGAGTGCCGCTGCTGGTCGGCGGCAACGGCGACCGCGTGCTGCGGCTGACCGCCGAGCACGCCGACATCGCGGCGTTCGGGGGCGCCTACCCGGACCCGAAGAGCGCGACCGGGCGACTGCTCCCCGTCACGGCCAAGCAGCTCGACGAACGGGTGGCCCGCTACCGGAAGTTCGCAGCGGGCCGGCCGGAACCCGCCGAGCTGAACCTGCTCCTCCAGATGGTGACCGTCACGGAGGACCGCGAGGCCGTGCTCCAGCCGCTCCTCGACCGGGTGCCGGAGCTGACCCTGGAGCAGGCCCTGGCGCTGCCCATCGTTCTGACCGGCAGCCTGGACCAGATCACCGCGCAGGTGCTCGCCCAGCGCGAGCGGTACGGGTTCTCGTATCTGACGGTCCTGGAGCCATACATGGAGGCGTTCGCTCCGGTGATGGCGCGGCTGCGCGACAAGTAG
- a CDS encoding GNAT family N-acetyltransferase, producing MTDLRIRPASADDLDSALAFWKTAAEGTSISDDRDGVERLVARDPEALILAELDGELVGTVIAGFDGWRCHLYRLAVHPQRRRRGIGSALLAAAEERFVRLGGRRGDAMVLQRNENAHHAWRAAGYSPEDHWRRWVKPLND from the coding sequence ATGACTGATCTGCGGATACGGCCCGCGTCGGCCGACGACCTCGACAGTGCGCTGGCCTTCTGGAAGACGGCCGCCGAGGGCACGAGCATCAGCGACGACCGGGACGGCGTGGAGCGGCTGGTCGCCCGCGATCCCGAGGCGCTGATCCTGGCGGAGCTGGACGGGGAGCTGGTCGGCACGGTGATCGCGGGCTTCGACGGCTGGCGCTGCCATCTGTACCGGCTGGCGGTGCACCCGCAGCGCCGTCGCCGGGGCATCGGCTCGGCGCTGCTGGCCGCCGCGGAGGAGCGGTTCGTACGGCTGGGAGGGCGCCGTGGCGACGCGATGGTGCTCCAGCGCAACGAGAACGCCCACCATGCCTGGCGCGCGGCGGGGTACTCGCCGGAGGATCACTGGCGGCGGTGGGTGAAGCCGCTCAACGACTGA